The following are from one region of the Thermococcus cleftensis genome:
- a CDS encoding radical SAM protein, translating into MPKKLKIYIPGIKFPSISLTGNYCSLNCAHCGKHYLERMRKPTRKELVDYCLGLEREGYTGCLLSGGMDSRLKVPLDRYADELREIKRRTNLKLNAHVGFIDESDLEWVRYVDVVSLDFVGDDDVIRRVYRIDKTVKDYLKILDLLTETGVRVAPHITIGLDFGRISWEFRAIDLLVEYPIDVLVLDVLIPTKGTEMENVPKPSVEESLKVVRYARERFDGELSIGCMRPPGRWRLDFDRGAVLAGIDRLTNPPRKVIEWAKTVREVEIIYECCVM; encoded by the coding sequence ATGCCCAAAAAACTCAAAATCTACATTCCCGGCATCAAATTCCCTTCAATCTCGCTCACGGGAAACTACTGCTCGCTGAACTGTGCCCACTGCGGGAAGCACTACCTCGAGAGAATGAGGAAGCCGACGAGAAAAGAGCTGGTCGATTACTGCCTCGGTCTCGAGAGGGAAGGCTACACCGGCTGCCTGCTGAGCGGCGGAATGGACTCAAGGCTCAAGGTGCCTCTGGATAGGTACGCTGACGAACTGAGGGAGATAAAGAGAAGGACGAACCTAAAGCTCAACGCCCACGTCGGGTTCATAGACGAGAGCGATCTGGAGTGGGTCAGGTACGTCGATGTTGTCTCCCTCGACTTCGTGGGCGATGACGACGTGATAAGGCGAGTTTACAGGATAGACAAGACCGTCAAGGACTATCTCAAAATCCTCGACCTGCTCACGGAAACCGGGGTGAGGGTGGCGCCTCACATAACGATAGGCCTCGACTTTGGAAGGATAAGCTGGGAGTTCAGGGCCATAGACCTGCTGGTGGAGTACCCCATAGACGTCCTCGTGCTGGACGTGCTCATTCCAACGAAGGGAACCGAGATGGAGAACGTCCCGAAGCCTTCGGTGGAGGAGAGCCTGAAGGTGGTCAGGTACGCGAGGGAGCGCTTCGACGGGGAGCTGAGCATAGGCTGTATGAGGCCCCCGGGACGGTGGAGGCTTGACTTTGACAGGGGGGCGGTTCTGGCCGGCATCGACAGGCTGACGAACCCGCCGAGGAAAGTCATCGAGTGGGCAAAAACGGTGAGGGAGGTGGAGATAATCTACGAGTGCTGTGTGATGTGA
- the eno gene encoding phosphopyruvate hydratase: MENPFEITGVVAREILDSRGNPTVEVEVYTPISMGRAAVPSGASTGTHEALELRDGGKRYLGKGVRRAVENVNKIIAPEIIGMDVTWQRDIDSLMLELDGTENKSNLGANAILGVSLAVAKAAANALGLPLYQYIGGTNAYVMPVPMSNVINGGVHAGNELDFQEFMIMPVGASSFREAIRWVSETYHVLKKVIAEKYGKNAVNVGDEGGFAPPMKEATEPLEVLIKAIEEAGYKPGDEIAFALDAASSEFFHPDKGKYVVGGKEYDRGELLELYRELVSSYPIVSIEDPFHEEDWEGFVLITKELGSKIQIVGDDLFVTNPKRIRKGIEMGAANALLLKVNQIGTLSEAIDAAYTAFRAGYGVVVSHRSGETEDSTIADLAVALNAGQIKTGAPARSDRNAKYNQLIRIEEELEGIAVYPGRKFRNPFL; encoded by the coding sequence ATGGAGAACCCCTTTGAGATAACCGGAGTCGTTGCCAGGGAGATACTCGACAGCAGGGGAAACCCAACGGTCGAGGTCGAGGTTTACACACCGATAAGCATGGGAAGAGCGGCTGTTCCGAGCGGTGCCTCAACCGGCACCCACGAGGCCCTTGAGCTCCGCGACGGCGGAAAGCGCTACCTCGGCAAGGGCGTTAGAAGGGCCGTCGAGAACGTGAACAAGATAATCGCGCCGGAAATCATAGGAATGGACGTCACCTGGCAGAGGGACATAGACAGCCTCATGCTCGAGCTCGACGGAACCGAGAACAAGAGCAACCTCGGGGCCAACGCGATCCTCGGCGTTTCCCTCGCCGTCGCGAAGGCTGCCGCCAACGCGCTCGGCCTTCCGCTTTACCAGTACATAGGCGGAACCAACGCCTACGTCATGCCGGTCCCGATGAGCAACGTCATCAACGGTGGCGTTCACGCCGGCAACGAGCTCGACTTCCAGGAGTTCATGATAATGCCCGTAGGAGCCAGCAGCTTCCGCGAGGCGATAAGGTGGGTCAGCGAGACTTACCACGTCCTCAAGAAGGTCATAGCCGAGAAGTACGGAAAGAACGCCGTGAACGTCGGTGACGAGGGCGGCTTCGCCCCACCGATGAAGGAAGCCACCGAGCCGCTCGAGGTTCTCATAAAGGCCATCGAGGAAGCCGGTTACAAGCCAGGCGACGAGATAGCCTTCGCCCTCGACGCCGCCTCCAGCGAGTTCTTCCACCCGGACAAGGGCAAGTACGTCGTCGGTGGGAAGGAGTACGACAGGGGGGAGCTCCTCGAGCTCTACCGCGAGCTGGTCTCGAGCTACCCGATAGTCTCCATCGAGGACCCGTTCCACGAGGAGGACTGGGAAGGATTCGTTCTCATAACAAAGGAGCTGGGAAGCAAGATACAGATAGTCGGCGACGACCTCTTCGTCACCAACCCGAAGAGGATAAGGAAGGGCATCGAGATGGGCGCGGCCAACGCTCTGCTCCTCAAGGTGAACCAGATTGGAACGCTGAGCGAGGCCATCGATGCCGCATACACGGCTTTTAGGGCGGGCTACGGCGTCGTCGTCTCCCACCGCTCCGGCGAGACCGAGGACAGCACCATAGCGGACCTCGCGGTTGCCCTCAACGCCGGCCAGATCAAGACCGGCGCCCCGGCAAGGAGCGACAGGAACGCCAAGTACAACCAGCTCATCAGGATCGAGGAGGAGCTGGAGGGGATAGCGGTCTATCCGGGCAGGAAGTTCCGCAACCCCTTCCTCTGA
- the deoC gene encoding deoxyribose-phosphate aldolase translates to MVDRIDVARYIDHTNLKPYATKDDIIKLCDEAIEYNFYAVCVNPYRVRLAKEYLKEKKADVKVASVIGFPLGATPTEVKVFEAKRALEDGADELDMVINIGALKDRDYDYVKRDIEEVVKVAHEKGAKVKVIIETCYLTEEEKVKACELAKEAGADFVKTSTGFGTGGATVEDVRLMRKVVGPEMGVKAAGGIRTYEQALAMIEAGATRIGTSSGVKIVEGSRDG, encoded by the coding sequence GTGGTTGATCGCATCGATGTTGCCAGGTACATTGACCACACCAATCTCAAGCCATACGCGACTAAAGATGATATAATCAAGCTCTGCGACGAGGCGATAGAGTACAACTTCTACGCTGTCTGCGTCAATCCTTACCGTGTCAGACTCGCGAAAGAGTATCTGAAGGAGAAGAAGGCCGACGTCAAGGTCGCCAGCGTCATAGGCTTCCCCCTCGGGGCGACGCCGACCGAGGTGAAGGTCTTCGAGGCGAAGAGGGCACTTGAGGACGGTGCCGACGAGCTGGACATGGTCATCAACATCGGCGCGCTCAAGGATAGGGACTACGACTACGTCAAGAGGGATATAGAGGAAGTCGTCAAGGTCGCCCATGAGAAAGGCGCCAAGGTCAAGGTCATAATCGAGACCTGCTACCTCACCGAGGAGGAGAAGGTGAAGGCCTGCGAGCTGGCAAAGGAGGCCGGGGCTGACTTCGTGAAAACTTCAACCGGCTTCGGAACCGGCGGGGCAACTGTGGAGGACGTCAGGCTCATGAGGAAGGTGGTCGGCCCGGAGATGGGCGTTAAGGCCGCTGGAGGAATTAGAACCTACGAGCAGGCCCTGGCGATGATAGAGGCCGGGGCGACGAGGATAGGCACGTCGAGCGGGGTAAAGATCGTGGAGGGGTCCCGTGATGGATGA
- a CDS encoding family 4B encapsulin nanocompartment shell protein, whose product MDELRDLLNKAVEELREEGLEPDILLVGPRFIEYAVELLRECRFKIYKIEELGYDAVIADSTYLGQMKRASRRISIEPLLVENEMWEEIKNLEI is encoded by the coding sequence ATGGATGAGCTGAGGGACCTTCTCAATAAGGCGGTGGAGGAGCTCAGGGAAGAGGGTCTCGAACCGGACATACTTCTCGTTGGTCCCCGCTTCATAGAGTATGCCGTTGAACTGCTCCGCGAGTGCAGGTTCAAGATATACAAGATAGAGGAGCTCGGTTATGACGCCGTCATAGCCGACTCCACGTACCTCGGCCAGATGAAGCGCGCTTCAAGGAGGATATCCATAGAACCGCTCCTCGTCGAGAACGAGATGTGGGAAGAAATAAAGAACCTGGAGATTTAG
- a CDS encoding ECF transporter S component yields the protein MVMSDLTEMLKPYGPYVLAAVTVIYIAYLYINRKKFRSASVLAISAVMAAVTGVTTAFITITTPATGGYLNFGDTMVMFSAMVFGPVVGVFAGGVGSALGDIIAGYPGWAPITLVVKGLEGLAVGYLARRSDNVSTLVIAGLVGGIIMVSGYFAFEAYMFGVPAALTEVPVNMLQAVTGVIVGTALARVIKKRYPEVEDLV from the coding sequence ATGGTGATGAGCGACCTGACAGAGATGCTCAAACCATACGGACCGTACGTTCTCGCGGCGGTGACTGTCATCTACATCGCCTACCTCTACATCAACAGGAAGAAGTTCAGAAGCGCCAGCGTTCTTGCCATATCAGCGGTCATGGCAGCGGTGACCGGTGTGACGACGGCCTTCATCACAATAACCACCCCCGCCACCGGCGGCTACCTCAACTTCGGCGACACCATGGTCATGTTCTCGGCAATGGTCTTCGGACCGGTCGTCGGAGTCTTCGCCGGCGGCGTCGGTTCGGCCCTTGGTGACATAATAGCCGGGTACCCCGGTTGGGCGCCGATAACGCTCGTCGTGAAGGGCCTAGAGGGCCTCGCGGTTGGATACCTCGCCAGGAGGAGCGACAACGTTTCCACCCTGGTCATAGCCGGTCTCGTCGGCGGAATAATAATGGTCTCCGGCTACTTTGCCTTCGAGGCCTACATGTTCGGCGTCCCCGCGGCGCTCACAGAGGTTCCGGTGAACATGCTCCAGGCGGTTACGGGTGTTATCGTTGGCACCGCCCTCGCGAGGGTGATAAAGAAGAGGTACCCAGAGGTCGAGGACCTCGTCTAA
- a CDS encoding ornithine aminotransferase has protein sequence MVVRPNVKELPGPKAREIIEKNFEALAVTTQDPETLPIVIDHGDGILVYDVDGNTFYDFGSGVGVLNVGHAHPRVVEAIKRQAEKFTHFALNDFFYENAIVLANKLAELAPGDFPKKVVYQNSGAEANEAMMKLVKYGTGRKRFIAFYHAFHGRTQAVLSLTASKWVQQDRFFPTMPGVEHIPYPNPYRNPWHIDGYAEPDELVNRVIEFIEEYVFRHVPPHEVGAIVFEPIQGEGGYVVPPKNFFKELKKLADNYGILLADDEVQMGVGRTGKFWAIEHFDVAPDTIQFGKAIGGGIPLAGVVHRADIAFDKPGRHASTFGGNPVAIAAGIEVVEIVKELLPHVQEVGDYLHRYLKELEEKYEVIGDARGLGLAQAVEIVKSKDTKEKNPELRDRIVKEAVKRGLILLGCGDNSIRFIPPLTITKEEIDVAMEIFEESLKAALQ, from the coding sequence ATGGTGGTTAGGCCGAACGTTAAGGAACTCCCCGGACCCAAGGCAAGGGAGATAATAGAGAAGAACTTCGAGGCTTTAGCCGTTACCACCCAGGATCCAGAGACCCTTCCGATAGTCATCGACCACGGCGATGGAATTCTCGTCTACGACGTCGATGGAAACACCTTCTATGACTTCGGAAGCGGCGTCGGTGTTCTTAACGTCGGCCACGCCCACCCGAGGGTCGTCGAGGCGATCAAGAGGCAGGCCGAGAAGTTCACCCACTTCGCCCTCAACGACTTCTTCTACGAGAACGCCATAGTACTCGCCAACAAGCTCGCCGAACTCGCCCCCGGAGACTTCCCGAAGAAGGTCGTCTACCAGAACAGCGGTGCGGAAGCAAACGAGGCCATGATGAAGCTCGTCAAGTACGGCACCGGCAGGAAGAGGTTTATCGCCTTCTACCACGCTTTCCACGGCAGGACCCAGGCCGTTCTCAGCCTCACCGCCAGCAAGTGGGTCCAGCAGGACAGGTTCTTCCCGACAATGCCGGGAGTTGAACACATACCCTACCCGAACCCCTACAGGAACCCCTGGCACATAGACGGCTACGCCGAGCCGGACGAGCTCGTTAACAGGGTCATAGAGTTCATCGAGGAGTACGTCTTCCGCCACGTCCCGCCCCACGAGGTTGGAGCCATAGTCTTCGAGCCGATACAGGGTGAGGGCGGCTACGTCGTCCCGCCGAAGAACTTCTTCAAGGAGCTGAAGAAGCTCGCCGACAACTACGGCATACTCCTCGCGGACGATGAGGTTCAGATGGGCGTCGGAAGGACCGGAAAGTTCTGGGCCATCGAGCACTTCGACGTTGCCCCGGACACCATACAGTTCGGCAAGGCCATAGGCGGCGGAATCCCGCTCGCGGGTGTCGTCCACAGGGCCGACATAGCCTTCGACAAGCCGGGCAGGCACGCCTCGACCTTCGGCGGCAACCCGGTGGCAATAGCGGCAGGTATAGAGGTCGTCGAGATAGTCAAGGAGCTCCTCCCGCACGTCCAGGAAGTTGGAGACTACCTCCACAGGTACCTCAAGGAGCTCGAGGAGAAGTACGAGGTCATCGGCGATGCACGCGGCCTTGGACTTGCCCAGGCGGTCGAGATCGTCAAGAGCAAGGACACCAAGGAGAAGAACCCCGAGCTGAGGGACAGGATAGTCAAGGAAGCCGTCAAGCGCGGCCTTATCCTCCTCGGCTGCGGCGACAACAGCATACGCTTCATACCGCCGCTGACAATAACGAAGGAGGAAATCGACGTCGCCATGGAGATATTCGAGGAGAGCCTCAAGGCCGCTCTCCAGTGA